From the genome of Deltaproteobacteria bacterium:
TGCTGAGAGAATAAAGCTTCACTGCGTTGTCATTCGGTTCTGCCATTGACCTTCCTCCCGTAAAGAATCTCCACGGACCAACGAATATCTACCCGGAATTGTGACATATGCTTTCTGCAAAAGCAACAACCATGAAGGCGGACATATATTTCCTCGATAATGCGCCGAGCTGACTGCCGCCCACCTCATCCTGGCCTCAAACAGGCGCCGTGGAAAAACTGGATTTCGGCTCTTCACCCCTGTTCCCCGGCCCGGCGAGCAGCAATCGCTGTCAGTGCTTCCTGGGCCAACTCCTTAACCCTGAACAATTTCTGGCGGCCCTCCTGGTAGAGAAAGATCTCAGAGTCGTCGCCCAGCAAGCCTTGCAGGGAGGCCAGGCTTTCTTCGGCGCCAAGAATGCCCAAGAGCCAGGCGCTGAGCCCCCTCAGAGATGCATCCTCACTGCTCAGGAATGCAGCCGCATCATGCGCTGCTGCCTGGAGGCACTGGGGCCGCCTCTGGGCAACTCTGGCCAGGCCCCAGATCACTCCGCGCTGCAGGGGTATATGCTCCAGGAAATTGCCATGCTCCTGCATATAGGAGACAAGCATATGACAGTATTCCCTGGCAAGCCCCTGCTGGCGAGCCATTATCTCTCCCATGGCCTCTGGTATACCCCAGCCGATGCCGCCTGATTCATCATTCAGCTGCCAGATCATCCTGCGCATGATCACTCTGGCAGACTCCATGTCTTTACGGGCCAGCTCGGCCACTACCACGCCCATGGCCGTGACTGCCCGCCATTTGACCAGGGAGTCGCCATGACAGAGAAAAGAAAAAAGTGGATTCACCACCTGCCGGGCGGGCAAACTCCGCAATGTTTCGAGACCGGCAGCAAAGTCTTCTTGCTGCAGG
Proteins encoded in this window:
- a CDS encoding HEAT repeat domain-containing protein, encoding MNSEAHRWSGRRLKRKVLELLQQEDFAAGLETLRSLPARQVVNPLFSFLCHGDSLVKWRAVTAMGVVVAELARKDMESARVIMRRMIWQLNDESGGIGWGIPEAMGEIMARQQGLAREYCHMLVSYMQEHGNFLEHIPLQRGVIWGLARVAQRRPQCLQAAAHDAAAFLSSEDASLRGLSAWLLGILGAEESLASLQGLLGDDSEIFLYQEGRQKLFRVKELAQEALTAIAARRAGEQG